One Rosa chinensis cultivar Old Blush chromosome 5, RchiOBHm-V2, whole genome shotgun sequence genomic region harbors:
- the LOC112166391 gene encoding cyclin-dependent kinase B1-1 isoform X1, producing the protein MNARPKIQDYEISPEILRVESHGQVYKATHKLTGELVTIKKVTADDGVPPTLVREMSVLGKFTKSAYVVNCREVIHEVEDYKPVYYVIYEYLVTDLHSYIAAKPLPSDVVKNLLFKLLQGVDECHSKGVRHRNLNPSNLLVDEERGCLKIGAGIGQSFAFFGEASSIPGGTVSLFYQAPEALLRSTKCRAAVDMWAVGCIFAEMVTGDVLFVGIGDDPKHADKEHLHEIFSRQLGKPTEHEWRGVASLPGWEPYEEWEGEKKKARCYLAGDLPKDLLVAAVSLEQDGADLLSKMLTYDPVKRITAKAAMEHPYFKPTA; encoded by the exons ATGAACGCCCGCCCCAAAATACAAGATTACGAGATCAGTCCGGAGATTTTGAGGGTGGAATCCCATGGCCAAGTGTACAAAGCCACGCACAAATTGACCGGCGAGTTAGTCACGATTAAAAAGGTGACGGCGGACGACGGCGTACCTCCCACTCTCGTCCGCGAGATGTCTGTCTTGGGGAAGTTTACGAAATCGGCTTACGTTGTCAACTGCCGCGAAGTCATCCACGAGGTCGAGGACTACAAGCCCGTTTACTACGTTATTTACGAGTACCTAGTAACCGATCTCCACAGCTACATCGCCGCCAAACCCTTACCGTCCGATGTGGTCAAGAATCTTCTCTTCAAGCTCCTCCAGGGCGTCGACGAGTGTCACTCTAAAGGAGTCCGCCACCGGAACCTAAACCCTAGTAATCTGCTGGTGGACGAGGAACGAGGGTGTCTTAAAATTGGGGCCGGCATTGGTCAGTCCTTCGCTTTTTTTGGCGAGGCTTCTTCCATCCCCGGCGGGACGGTCAGTCTCTTTTACCAGGCTCCGGAGGCTTTGCTCCGATCAACCAAGTGCAGGGCTGCTGTTGACATGTGGGCTGTCGGCTGCATATTCG CTGAGATGGTGACTGGGGATGTTCTGTTTGTCGGAATTGGTGATGATCCTAAACATGCTGATAAGGAGCACTTGCATGAGATTTTCAG CAGGCAGTTAGGAAAACCAACAGAGCATGAGTGGCGAGGAGTCGCTTCTTTGCCGGGTTGGGAACCCTACGAAGAATgggaaggagaaaagaagaaagctcGGTGTTATTTGGCAGGAGATTTGCCAAAAGATCTGCTGGTAGCTGCAGTTTCTTTGGAACAAGATGGAGCTGATCTTCTTTCG aaaatgctTACATATGATCCAGTTAAAAGAATCACAGCTAAAGCAGCAATGGAGCACCCCTACTTCAAGCCAACAGCATGA
- the LOC112166391 gene encoding cyclin-dependent kinase B1-1 isoform X2 has translation MNARPKIQDYEISPEILRVESHGQVYKATHKLTGELVTIKKVTADDGVPPTLVREMSVLGKFTKSAYVVNCREVIHEVEDYKPVYYVIYEYLVTDLHSYIAAKPLPSDVVKNLLFKLLQGVDECHSKGVRHRNLNPSNLLVDEERGCLKIGAGIGQSFAFFGEASSIPGGTVSLFYQAPEALLRSTKCRAAVDMWAVGCIFAEMVTGDVLFVGIGDDPKHADKEHLHEIFRQLGKPTEHEWRGVASLPGWEPYEEWEGEKKKARCYLAGDLPKDLLVAAVSLEQDGADLLSKMLTYDPVKRITAKAAMEHPYFKPTA, from the exons ATGAACGCCCGCCCCAAAATACAAGATTACGAGATCAGTCCGGAGATTTTGAGGGTGGAATCCCATGGCCAAGTGTACAAAGCCACGCACAAATTGACCGGCGAGTTAGTCACGATTAAAAAGGTGACGGCGGACGACGGCGTACCTCCCACTCTCGTCCGCGAGATGTCTGTCTTGGGGAAGTTTACGAAATCGGCTTACGTTGTCAACTGCCGCGAAGTCATCCACGAGGTCGAGGACTACAAGCCCGTTTACTACGTTATTTACGAGTACCTAGTAACCGATCTCCACAGCTACATCGCCGCCAAACCCTTACCGTCCGATGTGGTCAAGAATCTTCTCTTCAAGCTCCTCCAGGGCGTCGACGAGTGTCACTCTAAAGGAGTCCGCCACCGGAACCTAAACCCTAGTAATCTGCTGGTGGACGAGGAACGAGGGTGTCTTAAAATTGGGGCCGGCATTGGTCAGTCCTTCGCTTTTTTTGGCGAGGCTTCTTCCATCCCCGGCGGGACGGTCAGTCTCTTTTACCAGGCTCCGGAGGCTTTGCTCCGATCAACCAAGTGCAGGGCTGCTGTTGACATGTGGGCTGTCGGCTGCATATTCG CTGAGATGGTGACTGGGGATGTTCTGTTTGTCGGAATTGGTGATGATCCTAAACATGCTGATAAGGAGCACTTGCATGAGATTTTCAG GCAGTTAGGAAAACCAACAGAGCATGAGTGGCGAGGAGTCGCTTCTTTGCCGGGTTGGGAACCCTACGAAGAATgggaaggagaaaagaagaaagctcGGTGTTATTTGGCAGGAGATTTGCCAAAAGATCTGCTGGTAGCTGCAGTTTCTTTGGAACAAGATGGAGCTGATCTTCTTTCG aaaatgctTACATATGATCCAGTTAAAAGAATCACAGCTAAAGCAGCAATGGAGCACCCCTACTTCAAGCCAACAGCATGA